In Lathamus discolor isolate bLatDis1 unplaced genomic scaffold, bLatDis1.hap1 Scaffold_51, whole genome shotgun sequence, one genomic interval encodes:
- the LOC136006647 gene encoding uncharacterized protein LOC136006647, which produces MGGIGDMGIRGGEGTWGGEGMRGGIGDMGGRGDTGGIGDTGGDTGGIGDMAGIGDRGDRGHGGDRGHGGERGYRGERGHGGG; this is translated from the exons atgggggggatagGGGACATG GGGATAcgggggggagaggggacatgggggggagaggggatgcGGGGGGGGataggggacatgggggggagaggggataCAGGGGGGATAGGGGACACGGGGG GGGATACAGGGGGGATAGGGGACATGGCGGGGATAGGGGACAGGGGGGataggggacatgggggggataggggacatgggggggagaggggatacaggggggagaggggacatggggggggatag